The following nucleotide sequence is from Magnetococcus sp. PR-3.
ACTTGACCTCCAACTTCTCTCCCTGCTGATCACCATCCACGGGAAACGCTGTCAGCCTTATAGGCTCAGGAAGATGTGGGCCATCCACACATATATTAATAAGCGTCCCCCCTTTCTTCATCGGATGCGCCCAGCCACCCCCCATCTCTTCCCAGCCATGGCCAGACTCACGCACCTTTACTAAATAATCTGGGCTACCCTCACTATACTTATCAACCGGTGCTAACGCGACGTCACCATTCAACCCACGAATACTGACATTTCCGACATAACCCACAAGCCCGTCACGCTCTCTCTTTTCAAAATGCCCACACACAAATGACATGCCCTACCCCTTTGTTCTATGTCCCCGCTATTCTGTGCGCTCCGCGCCGGGGACGGTTTTATTGAGTTTCGGGGAATGGAATTCCCCG
It contains:
- a CDS encoding DUF736 family protein; amino-acid sequence: MSFVCGHFEKRERDGLVGYVGNVSIRGLNGDVALAPVDKYSEGSPDYLVKVRESGHGWEEMGGGWAHPMKKGGTLINICVDGPHLPEPIRLTAFPVDGDQQGEKLEVKWSRPSKKDKKGSDKDVGVGKEDEPF